The window TCCTTGTTTATTTTTAACCAAGAGCTTGATTAAATTTTTAAGAATTTAGTAAATGATTTTCTATTAAGCAACAGATATTAATTCTCTTTTGTAAACGTTTACAGCTGGAATATTATCACATTAAGTAAGCGTTTACAATGCTTATTTAGCAATAACACAAACGTTTACTTTAATAATGCCGTTAAATCGGCATATTAGGCCATATACAATTTATTAATAAGATTTTTTTAATGTCTAAAACAATTAAATATATTGTTTTTAGAACAAATTTCTGAGTCTCTTTTTTCAGTATTATTGGCCAATAAACATTAATATTATTCCGGAAAAAATTAGGAAAATTATTTAAGATTTAGGGTATAAAAAACAGAGTTATTAAATAGCTCTGATATCTCATAATTATTTAGATATTAATCGCTTTATACCGGTATAAGACTCTCGAAAGTTTATTAATCTGTCATTAGAAGATTATCGGGATAAATGCTGCTATAAGAATAATCAATAGAAGAATCCAGATTGCCAATCCAATCGGGCTTTGCGGATTTATCGTCAAGCCAATCCCAAAACTTTTAGGAATCAGAATCGGTGCCTGTTTACTGATTGGCCCTGGATAGGCCAGGTGATAATGCCATAAAGAAGCAATCATAATATACATAATCAGGATAAACATCAGGCCGCTCATAAGATGACTATTCAAAATGTTTTTATCGCCAAAAAAGTTCAATAAGACCGGGACCAGGATTAAGACCACGATCACAATGGCTAAAGAAACATCGAGCACTCTTAATCTTTTTTGCTTCCTAAAATTTTGAGAATCTTCCTGAACTTTTTTCATGACCTCTTTATCTCCTTTAATCAATAAATCTAAAGACAGGTCGTATAATTTACTTAATTCAACTAAGGTATCCAGGTCTGGATAATTTTTGCCTTTCTCCCAGTTTGATAAAGCCTGGCGGCTGACATGCAAAAGTCCGGCCACTTGTTCTTGAGTCATACCTAATTCTTTTCTTTTGCTGGAGATAATTTCACTGAATGCCATGGGCCCTTCCTTTCAGCATCATTTTAGCCAGCCAAGCAGACGATTACCAGCAAGAATTTATTGCATTAAAAAAAGTGCTATTTTGAGATACCTTTTAAGCTTTAAAAATTTCTAAATAGACTAATCTCTGATCACTATATATTCTGAGTCTATCCATTAATTAGTACCATCGTCATAGTTTTTTATAATTCAACACCTGAACTGCCCAGATAATAAATATGCTTGCAAGAACTAGCGTCGCAGCATAGGCTGGTATCAGCCGAGTAAAATGCTCTGTGCCTTGAGTGATAGCCATGTTGTCTGAAACAAGACTAATTGGATTCCAACGCTTAAAATGTTTAATAAATCCAAGTAATGTCAAAAAAATAGCAGCGCCGACAGCTATAAAAAAACCAACAAAATCACTGCGTGTTAGGGTTGATCCAAATATTGTAATTGCCATAAACAAAAAACCGAATAACAGAAGTGGCAAGACCCCCAACCAAACATGCGGCGTGTAGTGATCTGGAAAATAGTATGCCGTATATACCCAAGTAACTAAAAACGAAAATAAGATAGCGCCAAACCATAGCAGCATAGCCATCACATATTTAGCAATAATGATTGCATACCGTGGCAGTCCTTTACTGATCAGATTGACTAATGTGCCACGGCTTACCTCTTGGCTGACTGTATTACTTGTTATTGCAGCCAAGAGGTAGATGCCGATCTGAGTCATATTTTTGAAGAATTGTTGCCAAGCCTGAATACTTGTGGGATTAGGAAGGGAAAACTTCAGTTGGCCACCAACTGCCTTCAGCAGATCCGGTGTAATTTTAGCGATTAACGGACTTTCTATGCCAAAAAGTAAAAATACTAGTCCTAGGATCATGACACGATAATGCCGCCATGATTCCATTAATTCCTTTTTTAGGAAATACAAAACATCAATCATTGAACAACTTCCATGAAGATATCTTCTAAACTTGTTTCTTGACGCTCCACAGCCAATGGAATAAGCCCTGCGTTGAGTACTAAGGTTAATACGTTTTTCATTGCTGCTTCAGCATCACCTGTGTAGGGTACACTGATTTTAGTATCTGTTGCACTGCTTTCATGCCCAACAGTCTCAGAGGCCTGGTTAGCCAACTGCTTGGAGCGAAACTTTAAGATGATTCGCGGTTTTGTATATTGGAGCTTAAGTTCAGAGAGCCTTCCCTGAGTTTGCAAGCGTCCATTATTTAAGATTCCTACACGATCACAAATCCGTTCAACATCTGCCAGAATATGTGTTGAGAAAACAATTGTGGTTGTTTGCTTAAGACTCTCTAATAGATTTAGAAAATCATTTCTGCCAGATGGGTCAAGTGCCGATGTTGGCTCATCACAAATTAATAAGCGTGGGTGGGCAAGCAAAGCTTGTGCAATGCCTAGACGCTGTTTCATACCTCGAGAAAATCCATGAATTCGACGGCTATTTTCCGGTAAGTCGACCGTCTGCAACATTGAATGAATGCGTTCACTCAAATCAATGTTAGGAATTCGAGCTAATTTGCCACATAAGGTCAGGTATTCGGTTGACGTCATATAATCATAATATTCGGGCACGTCGGGTAAATACCCTATACTATGCTGAGATGCGGATTGGCCATACTTAACTGGAACACCCCCAATTTTAATTACTCCACTATCTAGTGTCTCCAAACCTAAAATCATTTTCATTGTCGTTGTCTTACCGACTCCATTTTCACCAACGAAACCATAGATTGATCCTTCCGGAACAGACATATCAAGTCCTTGTAAAACCAGTTTGTCGCCGAAACGTTTGTTAACTCCGGACAATTCAAGAAGTGCCATTATTCGTTTTCCCGTCCTATTAAAAAATAAACAATGGCGCCAAGTGGCTGAATCAACAACACTAGGACGATCCAGATAATGCGATTGCCATGACGATAATGACGATGCCGCAATATGCTGATTAGTGCACTAATCAGCAGGACTAATTCAACAATAGCTAGCGGGATAAGAAATGGCAGATTATTCAAGAAAAGCTGTTTATCTTGCATTTTTCATAATCTCCTTTAAAAATTAACCATTTTAAGATAGCTTGAAAATTCCGGTTACCCTTGAATGGGTTGAACATCGCAATAATAATTGGAAATAATCTCACTCGATGTCATATATTTCTCCTTTAGAAATAAGTCTAGCGAGGGAATTATACTTTTGCTAGCAAGAATTTATTGCATTAAAAAAATATCCCTTTCGAGATATTTTTATCTCATGTTTCGAACTCAATAAACGTTGAGGAATAAATTGGTGTGCTGTTAATTTTTTCAATTGTATCGTGGATGGACATACCTGTTTTGGGAGTACAGTTAGATTGTTATCAAACAGCTAATTCTGGGATTTGATTTTTGATTTTCTCAATGATTAGCGCACAGTTGACCGAGTCGCGAATTGGCATAATGCTGCTTTCAATTTTATTTTTTTCATAACACTGAATCACATGAGCGATTTCGCCATGAAAATCATCTTGTTCATAAGCTATATGATAATTTTTTGTCCCACTGGATGTCTTTACGATAAAGGATTCGGCTCGATGAAAATTTTTGATTTCTATTTGACCTTTTTCTCCTTTGATCGTAGCTTCGGTTTGTTTGTTCCGGTCAAAGGCACACTCAATGGTCGCCGAAAGGTTTGGGAACAGAAGCTTTGCCTTGGTATATGTTTCAACACCGCTGATATCCATTTTGTTCTCCAGCACTTCGACCTTAGGCAGCGTTTTGGCAAAGTCTTCGGTCAGGGCAACATTATAAATTCCAATATCTAACAAACAGCCGCCTTGAATTGGCTGGAAATGATAAGTTGCTGTTTTTTTAGATATTTCCCGACAAAAGGAGCTGTCAATACTGATTATTTTGCCGATTTCGCCATTGTTAATGATTGTTTTTATCTCTTGATATGCTGGTGTAAAACGGCTTTTCATTGCTTCCATAAAGAAAATATTTTTTGCTTCTGCTAATTTTTGAACCGATTTCATCTGCTCGGCGTTGAGCGTGGCAGGTTTTTCGCAGAGCACAGCTTTTCCTTTTTTAAGGGCCTTTGATATCCATAAATAGTGAAAACCATGAGGTACAGCGATATAAACAATATCGATATCTTTATTGGACAAGAGCTCATCATAATCATCGTAGATTAATTGGCAGGGATGCTTTCTTTGGAAGGCAGCTGCTTTTTCAATTCCACGACAAGCAACGGCATATAAATTAGCATCCTTAAAATGGCTCAAACTGTCTGCAAAGCGGTTGGCAATATTACCAGCGCCAATGATTCCGAAATTTATCATAAATTGCCTCTTTGGTCGCTTTTATTTTTTGACAATTGATCTCCTTCCGAGATGGCTCTTTTTGCTCAGAATGGATCGAGTTCTTATAGTGACCTACCTGCCTCTAATTATATTTCTAATCCATTATCGATAGTGCAGCATAGAATGTCGAAATATATAAAGAACGATTATCGTAAAGTTGCTTTTTGAATATTTGAATTGAGGAAAAACTAAGAAAATATATCATTGAATGAAAACTAGGAATTATTTATGAAATTTTATATCATATTAAATTTATGAGTTGACAGTTTTCCGATTCGTTCGAGAATTAGTGTCAAAACCAGAGCAATTAGAACGTAAAGCGACCCAATAGGTGCGATTTTATTTAAACCGAAGTATTCAGTTACAATTCCACCGGTAGCCGATCCTAAAGCAATCCCGAAATTAGCAAAAATGGAATTAAGCGATGAGGCTAATATCAAAGATTGCGGGTAATCGGCTTCAGCAACCGTTAGAAAAAAGATTTGGATTGGTGAATTTAGCAGATACATACTAACTCCTAAAAGCATAACAACAATCATTCCAATAAAGGGAACGACTGCTAGAAAAGGAAACAGTACTAGTAACAGGAATTGACCTATGTATATTTCCGGCATTTTTTTCAGACCGGAACTGCTTGCAATTTTTCCGCTTAGTTGATTACTAATTAATGCCATGAGGCCATACAAAAATAACGTTAATGTTAAAAAATTTTCTTTAACAAGTAAGATATGAGAAAGAATCGGTTGTAGGTAAGTATAGAAAACATAAATTCCCGCTAAATTGAACATTGGTAAAAACATGCCAATCTGAATTCTCCTGTCACCAAAAATTCGTAGTTGTTCTTTGAAGTTTTTGCTGGCCTGTTGATGAATATTTTTAGGAAGAAGCAGAATCGAAAAGAATAGAATAATAATGCTGACTAAGATAATTGCATAAAAAGAATATCGCCAACCATAATTTTTACTGATCCAGGTTCCAAAAGGGACTCCGAAAACCGAAGCGATGCTAAAACCGGAAAAGACCCACGAAACTAGCCAACCTCTCTTTTTAATTGGTGCAATAAAGTTGGCAAAAGCCAAAGCAACAGCGATACAGGCCCCGGAACTGGTTGCCGTTATAAGTCGAGAGACGGCCAGAATTATGTAGCTATTGGCAACGGCTGTCAGCAAGTTTCCGACGATAAAAATCGATAACAAAATCAAAAGAGCCTTATAAAGACTTTTTTTACCAATTGCCAGTGTGATTAAAGGCGTGCTAATGGCGTAGACTAAAGCGAAGCCTGTGACTAGATAACCCACCTGACTAATTCCAATTTGAAATTGCTCGGCCAAATTGTCCAGAATACCGACAATAATGTATTCGCTGCAGCCAAGAACAAAAGCAATGGCAATTAAAACCATACTTTGCAATTTAAAAAGTTTCATCCCACTCTCCCAAAATTCTGAAATGTTTTCTACTCATAAGTGATTTTACTTTTCTTATTTGTATTAGCGTTTATCAGCCTTCAGTGGTTTAATTAATTCTTATCAAATTTTATTTAACGA of the Oenococcus sp. UCMA 16435 genome contains:
- a CDS encoding ABC transporter ATP-binding protein translates to MALLELSGVNKRFGDKLVLQGLDMSVPEGSIYGFVGENGVGKTTTMKMILGLETLDSGVIKIGGVPVKYGQSASQHSIGYLPDVPEYYDYMTSTEYLTLCGKLARIPNIDLSERIHSMLQTVDLPENSRRIHGFSRGMKQRLGIAQALLAHPRLLICDEPTSALDPSGRNDFLNLLESLKQTTTIVFSTHILADVERICDRVGILNNGRLQTQGRLSELKLQYTKPRIILKFRSKQLANQASETVGHESSATDTKISVPYTGDAEAAMKNVLTLVLNAGLIPLAVERQETSLEDIFMEVVQ
- a CDS encoding PLDc_N domain-containing protein; translation: MQDKQLFLNNLPFLIPLAIVELVLLISALISILRHRHYRHGNRIIWIVLVLLIQPLGAIVYFLIGRENE
- a CDS encoding Gfo/Idh/MocA family oxidoreductase codes for the protein MINFGIIGAGNIANRFADSLSHFKDANLYAVACRGIEKAAAFQRKHPCQLIYDDYDELLSNKDIDIVYIAVPHGFHYLWISKALKKGKAVLCEKPATLNAEQMKSVQKLAEAKNIFFMEAMKSRFTPAYQEIKTIINNGEIGKIISIDSSFCREISKKTATYHFQPIQGGCLLDIGIYNVALTEDFAKTLPKVEVLENKMDISGVETYTKAKLLFPNLSATIECAFDRNKQTEATIKGEKGQIEIKNFHRAESFIVKTSSGTKNYHIAYEQDDFHGEIAHVIQCYEKNKIESSIMPIRDSVNCALIIEKIKNQIPELAV
- a CDS encoding MFS transporter, with product MKLFKLQSMVLIAIAFVLGCSEYIIVGILDNLAEQFQIGISQVGYLVTGFALVYAISTPLITLAIGKKSLYKALLILLSIFIVGNLLTAVANSYIILAVSRLITATSSGACIAVALAFANFIAPIKKRGWLVSWVFSGFSIASVFGVPFGTWISKNYGWRYSFYAIILVSIIILFFSILLLPKNIHQQASKNFKEQLRIFGDRRIQIGMFLPMFNLAGIYVFYTYLQPILSHILLVKENFLTLTLFLYGLMALISNQLSGKIASSSGLKKMPEIYIGQFLLLVLFPFLAVVPFIGMIVVMLLGVSMYLLNSPIQIFFLTVAEADYPQSLILASSLNSIFANFGIALGSATGGIVTEYFGLNKIAPIGSLYVLIALVLTLILERIGKLSTHKFNMI
- a CDS encoding helix-turn-helix transcriptional regulator is translated as MAFSEIISSKRKELGMTQEQVAGLLHVSRQALSNWEKGKNYPDLDTLVELSKLYDLSLDLLIKGDKEVMKKVQEDSQNFRKQKRLRVLDVSLAIVIVVLILVPVLLNFFGDKNILNSHLMSGLMFILIMYIMIASLWHYHLAYPGPISKQAPILIPKSFGIGLTINPQSPIGLAIWILLLIILIAAFIPIIF
- a CDS encoding ABC transporter permease subunit, which gives rise to MDVLYFLKKELMESWRHYRVMILGLVFLLFGIESPLIAKITPDLLKAVGGQLKFSLPNPTSIQAWQQFFKNMTQIGIYLLAAITSNTVSQEVSRGTLVNLISKGLPRYAIIIAKYVMAMLLWFGAILFSFLVTWVYTAYYFPDHYTPHVWLGVLPLLLFGFLFMAITIFGSTLTRSDFVGFFIAVGAAIFLTLLGFIKHFKRWNPISLVSDNMAITQGTEHFTRLIPAYAATLVLASIFIIWAVQVLNYKKL